The Ziziphus jujuba cultivar Dongzao chromosome 7, ASM3175591v1 genome includes a region encoding these proteins:
- the LOC107423929 gene encoding putative disease resistance protein RGA3: MAQVILFNVTDRILGLQGSACVQEVGLLWGVKRELEKLGKTVSAIKAVLLDAEKKQNHNHQIKVWLQRLQQVVLDADDFLDRLSYEGLRQSLMPGNNMVKQVRTFFSSSNQLAFWIKYGHKIRQLRKKLAAIATDRIELNLEEHYGEARVLTRLRDHTHSFVSEKEVIGRDDDKMAILQILLDTNTKENLSVIPIVGIGGLGKTTLAQMVFNDEQVQKHFDLRLWVYVSEDFDVKLLVQKIIKSSNTTVGSNTKMEQLQKIMRERLYGKRYLFVLDNVSNEINEKWHNLKSLLLNDVEGSKIIVTTRRKVVARITGTMAPYDLKIMDKEKSWTLFKKIALQQGQESNISSNILEIGMDIVEKCGGIPLAIKAIGGVLRFKNPETEWSSFNEKELLKISQTEDDILPTLKLSYDHLTSNLKHCFAYCSLFPKDYVIDVQMLVSHWMAQDFIKVSDPSECLEDVGYEYFIELLRRCFFEEVETGDEGKITKCKMHDLMHDLAKLVTQTENDMLNESRKTVDSKTRHVSFYAFNVTLLQEILPSLIQAKKMRTIVRPVRQQLVHEECDKATCHAIASNLKLLRTLDLHFLWMNEVPNSIGKLKHLRYLDLSENTFETLSNCITELHYLQTLKLNRCFSLRVLPKDISKLINLRSLELDGCDSLIYMPHGLGELTSLCILSKFTLSKDISFSTEHQSDASLDELMRLNNLRGKLSIENLGGGKDAILQSKLAHLKQKQHLRSLDLCWYFWGYIADETEEEAEAEDHKMQLEGLQPHPNLKHLTLSHYHGFRFPSWFHLHTNMVTLCLRSCAKCKYLPPVHQFPYLKELILARLYALEYVSNNDLSSSSPSIFFPSLEKLVLDDLCNLEGWWRRDIIDDNSSPASGTDHMLPIFPNCLSQLIIKDCPSLTCMPLFPYVSQLVELNGASWIPFRQTILSSSQLSSSSTSSSSPNSPFSKLTTLRIHKIDDLQFLPHKLKSLTSLKELEINNCPQLKSLYPGIQHLISLQHLEIENCMELDMIINDEDAVTMWQPLKGLLSLRFDGLPKLVDLPRGFQHLTSLQTLQIVGCDNLVSLPAWIGTFISLQQLYLSSCQSLASLPEEISSLTSLKTLEIWKCDTLLPRCQMEKGEDWPKIAHILDLRIIYDNS, translated from the coding sequence ATGGCACAAGTTATCCTCTTCAACGTTACAGATCGGATTCTTGGGCTACAGGGTTCTGCATGTGTCCAAGAGGTTGGATTGCTGTGGGGTGTGAAAAGAGAGCTTGAAAAACTTGGCAAAACTGTTTCAGCCATCAAAGCTGTGCTTCTTGATGCCGAGAAGAAGCAGAACCATaatcatcaaatcaaagtttggcTTCAGAGGCTTCAACAAGTGGTTCTTGATGCTGATGACTTCCTGGATCGCTTATCTTATGAAGGTCTCAGACAGAGTCTGATGCCCGGAAACAACATGGTCAAGCAGGTACGCACTTTCTTCTCCTCCTCCAACCAACTTGCTTTTTGGATCAAATATGGTCACAAAATAAGGCAACTAAGAAAGAAATTAGCTGCAATTGCTACTGATAGGATTGAGTTGAATTTGGAAGAGCATTATGGAGAGGCTAGAGTTTTGACTAGATTGAGAGACCATACTCACTCTTTTGTATCCGAGAAAGAAGTGATAGGTAGAGATGATGATAAGATggccattttacaaattttgttGGATACCAATACCAAGGAGAATTTGTCCGTCATTCCCATTGTTGGTATTGGAGGATTAGGAAAAACCACTCTTGCCCAGATGGTTTTCAATGATGAACAAGTCCAAAAACATTTTGATCTTAGATTGTGGGTTTATGTGTCTGAAGATTTTGACGTTAAATTACTTgttcaaaaaatcattaaatctTCAAATACGACAGTTGGATCAAATACGAAGATGGAACAGTTGCAAAAAATCATGCGTGAAAGATTATATGGTAAACGGTATCTTTTTGTACTTGACAATGTTTCGAATGAGATTAATGAGAAATGGCACAACTTGAAAAGCTTACTATTAAACGATGTAGAAGGAAGTAAAATAATAGTAACCACTCGGAGAAAAGTTGTTGCAAGGATTACAGGCACAATGGCACCATATGACTTAAAAATCATGGATAAAGAAAAATCTTGgactctatttaaaaaaatagccCTGCAGCAAGGACAAGAGTCAAACATCAGCTCCAATATCTTGGAAATTGGAATGGATATTGTAGAGAAGTGTGGTGGAATTCCTCTTGCAATAAAAGCAATAGGAGGTGTGTTGCGTTTCAAAAATCCAGAGACGGAATGGTCCTCATTTAATGAAAAAGAGCTTTTGAAAATATCTCAAACAGAAGATGATATTCTACCAACACTTAAATTGAGTTATGATCATCTCACATCAAATTTGAAACATTGTTTTGCATATTGTTCTTTATTTCCTAAAGATTATGTGATTGATGTTCAAATGTTAGTAAGTCATTGGATGGCACAAGATTTTATTAAGGTATCAGATCCAAGTGAATGTTTGGAAGACGTGGGTTATGAGTATTTTATTGAATTACTTAGGAGGTGCTTCTTCGAAGAAGTTGAAACAGGTGATGAGGGCAAGATAACAAAATGCAAAATGCATGATTTAATGCATGATCTTGCAAAATTGGTAACGCAGACAGAAAATGATATGCTAAATGAATCTAGAAAGACAGTTGACAGTAAAACACGTCATGTGTCATTTTATGCATTCAATGTGACTTTATTACAAGAAATTCTACCTTCATTGATTCAAGCTAAAAAGATGAGGACGATTGTTAGGCCTGTAAGGCAGCAGCTGGTGCATGAAGAATGTGATAAGGCAACATGTCATGCAATTGCTTCAAATTTGAAGTTGTTACGCACATTGGATTTGCACTTTTTATGGATGAATGAAGTGCCTAATTCTATTGGTAAGTTGAAGCATTTAAGATATCTTGATCTTTCTGAAAATACTTTTGAGACACTATCCAATTGTATCACTGAATTGCACTATTTACAAACACTGAAGCTCAACCGTTGCTTTTCTCTTCGAGTATTGCCTAAAGACATCAGTAAACTAATCAACCTCCGGAGTCTTGAGCTTGATGGGTGTGATAGTTTGATTTATATGCCACATGGATTAGGTGAGTTAACTAGCCTTTGTATACTATCAAAGTTTACATTGAGCAAGGATATTAGTTTTTCCACCGAGCATCAGAGTGATGCTTCGCTGGATGAATTAATGAGACTGAACAATTTGAGAGGGAAGTTGAGTATTGAAAACTTGGGAGGTGGGAAAGATGCTATCCTACAATCCAAGCTTGCACATCTTAAACAGAAGCAACATCTTCGATCCTTAGACTTATGTTGGTACTTTTGGGGTTATATTGCTGATGAAACAGAGGAAGAAGCAGAGGCAGAGGATCACAAAATGCAACTGGAAGGCCTCCAACCACATCCAAATCTCAAACATTTGACTTTGAGTCACTATCATGGTTTCAGGTTTCCAAGTTGGTTTCACTTGCATACAAATATGGTAACATTGTGCTTGCGGTCGTGTGCAAAATGCAAGTATCTACCACCAGTTCATCAATTTCCTTATCTTAAGGAGTTGATACTGGCACGGTTGTATGCTCTTGAGTATGTGTCGAACAACGATTTGTCTTCCTCATCGCCTTCAATATTCTTTCCTTCCCTAGAGAAACTGGTGTTGGATGACTTGTGTAATTTAGAGGGATGGTGGAGGAGGGATATTATTGATGATAATTCATCACCTGCTAGTGGAACAGATCACATGTTGCCCATATTTCCTAATTGTCTCTCTCAATTAATTATCAAGGATTGCCCAAGCTTGACATGCATGCCACTATTTCCATATGTAAGCCAACTTGTAGAGTTGAATGGTGCCAGTTGGATACCATTCCGACAGACAATCCTCAGCAGTAGCCaactatcatcatcatcaacatcatcttcttctcccaACTCTCCATTCTCCAAATTGACTACTCTGCGCATTCATAAGATTGATGATCTACAATTTCTCCCACATAAGCTGAAAAGCCTCACTTCTCTCAAGGAGCTGGAAATCAACAACTGCCCACAGTTGAAATCTCTATATCCAGGGATTCAACATCTCATCTCACTTCAACATTTAGAGATTGAAAACTGCATGGAGCTCGACATGATCATCAATGATGAGGATGCCGTTACTATGTGGCAACCCCTCAAGGGCCTCCTCTCACTGAGATTTGATGGGCTTCCAAAACTAGTGGATCTCCCAAGGGGCTTCCAACACCTTACCAGCCTGCAGACGCTGCAAATTGTTGGTTGTGATAATTTAGTATCTCTTCCGGCATGGATTGGAACCTTCATATCGCTTCAACAACTTTATCTATCAAGCTGCCAAAGTTTGGCATCATTGCCTGAAGAAATATCAAGTCTCACCTCTTTAAAAACCTTGGAGATTTGGAAATGTGACACCTTATTACCAAGATGCCAAATGGAGAAGGGCGAGGATTGGCCAAAGATTGCTCACATCCTAGACTTGCGAATCATTTATGACAATTCATAA